A region from the Acinonyx jubatus isolate Ajub_Pintada_27869175 chromosome C2, VMU_Ajub_asm_v1.0, whole genome shotgun sequence genome encodes:
- the TMPRSS3 gene encoding transmembrane protease serine 3: MGENDPPAAEAPFSFRSLFGLDDLKISPVAPDADVVAAQILSLLPLKFFPIIVIGIIALILALAIGLGIHFDCSGKYRCRSSFKCIELTARCDGVSDCRDGEDEYRCVRVSGRNAVLQVFTAAAWRTVCSDDWRGHHANVACAQLGFPSYVSSDALRVDLVEERLQGDFASINHLLPDDKVTALHHSVYVREECASGHVVALKCMACGLRMGYSSRIVGGNVSSLAQWPWQASLQFQGYHLCGGSVITPVWVVTAAHCVHDLYIPKSWTIQVGLVSLLDSPAPSHLVEKIIYHSKYKPKRLGNDIALMKLAGPLTFNEMIQPVCLPNSEEQFPDGKMCWTSGWGATEDGGDASPVLNHAAVPLLSNKICNHRDVYGGIVSPSMLCAGYLKGGVDSCQGDSGGPLVCQERRVWKLVGATSFGIGCADVNKPGVYTRITSFLDWIHEQLERDLKT; encoded by the exons ATGGGGGAAAATGACCCACCCGCGGCTGAGGCCCCCTTCTCCTTCAGATCGCTTTTTGGACTTGACGATTTGAAAATAAGTCCTGTAGCACCAG ATGCGGACGTGGTCGCGGCACAGATACTGTCCCTCCTGCCGTTGAAGTTCTTTCCAATCATCGTCATCGGGATCATTGCACTGATATTAGCACTGGCCATTGGTCTGGGCA TCCACTTCGATTGTTCCGGAAAGTACAGGTGTCGCTCGTCTTTCAAGTGTATTGAACTGACAGCTCGATGTGACGGGGTCTCGGACTGCAGGGATGGGGAGGACGAGTACCGCTGCG TCCGCGTGAGCGGCCGGAACGCGGTGCTGCAGGTCTTCACGGCTGCCGCCTGGAGGACCGTGTGCTCTGACGACTGGAGGGGTCACCACGCTAACGTCGCCTGTGCCCAGCTGGGGTTTCCAAG CTACGTGAGTTCAGACGCCCTCAGGGTCGACTTAGTGGAAGAGCGGCTGCAGGGGGACTTCGCTTCCATCAATCACCTGCTGCCGGATGACAAAGTGACGGCTCTCCACCACTCGGTGTACGTGAG GGAGGAATGTGCCTCGGGTCACGTGGTTGCCTTGAAGTGCATGG CCTGCGGTCTGAGAATGGGCTACAGCTCGCGCATCGTGGGTGGAAACGTGTCCTCGCTCGCGCAGTGGCCGTGGCAGGCCAGCCTCCAGTTCCAGGGCTACCACTTGTGTGGGGGCTCTGTCATCACGCCCGTGTGGGTGGTCACCGCTGCCCACTGCGTCCACGA CCTGTACATCCCCAAGTCGTGGACCATCCAGGTGGGCCTGGTTTCCCTGCTCGACAGTCCGGCCCCTTCCCACCTGGTGGAAAAGATCATCTACCATAGCAAGTACAAGCCCAAGAGGCTGGGCAATGACATTGCCCTCATGAAGCTGGCCGGGCCGCTCACCTTCAACG AGATGATCCAGCCAGTCTGTCTGCCCAACTCTGAGGAACAGTTCCCTGATGGAAAAATGTGCTGGACGTCAGGATGGGGGGCCACGGAGGATGGAG GCGATGCGTCCCCGGTCCTCAACCACGCAGCCGTGCCTTTACTCTCCAACAAGATCTGCAACCACAGAGATGTGTATGGAGGCATCGTCTCCCCCTCCATGCTCTGCGCCGGCTACCTGAAGGGTGGTGTGGACAGCTGCCAG GGAGACAGCGGGGGACCACTGGTGTGTCAGGAGAGGAGGGTGTGGAAGTTGGTGGGAGCGACAAGCTTTGGCATCGGCTGTGCCGACGTGAACAAGCCCGGCGTCTACACGCGCATCACCTCCTTCCTGGACTGGATCCACGAGCAGTTGGAG AGGGACCTGAAAACCTGA